The Stomoxys calcitrans chromosome 3, idStoCalc2.1, whole genome shotgun sequence genome includes a region encoding these proteins:
- the LOC106093125 gene encoding anaphase-promoting complex subunit 11, whose product MKVTIKSWMGVASWRWIANDENCGICRMSFESTCPECALPGDDCPLVWGVCSHCFHMHCIVKWLNLQPMNKQCPMCRQAWKFNIH is encoded by the coding sequence ATGAAAGTTACAATCAAATCATGGATGGGTGTTGCATCATGGCGTTGGATAGCAAACGATGAAAATTGCGGTATTTGTCGTATGTCTTTTGAGAGTACCTGTCCGGAATGTGCACTTCCCGGCGATGATTGCCCCTTGGTTTGGGGAGTATGTTCTCATTGCTTTCACATGCATTGCATTGTCAAATGGCTAAATTTGCAACCAATGAACAAACAGTGTCCCATGTGCCGACAAGCTTGGAAGTTTAACATACATTGA
- the LOC106093124 gene encoding optomotor-blind protein: MEEEHHKLTLPGLPPLPKSLSAAIGQPNSSSSPLSHVHAHFLDPELYLGASTSAAASSHRQRVGGANSSNSYRHGSLSSTQESLSDRESIHSRASSTHSAGGGGHLSHYGQQQHTPTNNNHSSHSSNNNSHNHHASRTDSDSTSGSSTTTKLDTQLAILRREMYGLRQLDLSLLSQLWALNESIQGFRAYIQEQEALSPPSPSPTPSETNSLTSEPDEESYSGQHAVPVKLVPQTPTANVQSLLPKRGSTTSHASSTSTSNTSGSSSNNSSISKHQHHSSGGGGGGFPSPNIVGLMPPQAPLPQKSHPQLPRILQQRMRRAPPPPPPNRPKSSTSITSNSSHGGGGGGGSVHHHHSTATSSKSSSPSPSPGGGGGGGLTSQSSSSMASRHV; encoded by the coding sequence atggaAGAAGAGCATCATAAATTAACACTGCCCGGCTTACCGCCTTTGCCTAAAAGCCTTAGTGCTGCCATTGGCCAACCAAACTCTTCATCTTCACCCTTAAGTCATGTGCATGCCCACTTCTTGGATCCCGAGTTATATTTGGGTGCCTCGACTTCAGCAGCCGCCTCATCACATCGCCAACGCGTGGGCGGTGCAAATAGCTCCAACTCCTACCGCCATGGCAGCTTATCGTCCACCCAAGAATCGTTGAGTGATCGGGAAAGCATACACAGTCGAGCCTCTTCCACCCACAGTGCGGGCGGCGGAGGACATCTCTCGCATTATGGCCAGCAACAGCATACACCCACCAACAATAATCATTCGAGTCATAGCAGCAATAATAACTCGCACAACCATCATGCATCACGCACCGATAGTGACAGCACCTCCGGTTCAAGCACCACCACTAAACTGGACACCCAATTGGCCATACTGAGGCGCGAAATGTATGGGCTGCGACAATTGGATTTATCGTTGCTATCACAATTGTGGGCCCTTAACGAATCGATACAGGGCTTTCGTGCTTATATTCAGGAACAGGAGGCTTTGTCGCCTCCATCCCCCTCGCCCACACCATCAGAGACCAACTCTTTGACATCGGAGCCAGATGAAGAATCGTACTCGGGCCAACATGCTGTACCCGTCAAGCTGGTGCCGCAAACGCCCACAGCGAACGTGCAGAGTCTATTGCCCAAACGCGGTTCAACCACTTCGCACGCCTCCTCAACTTCCACCTCGAATACATCTGGTTCCTCTTCCAATAACTCATCGATAAGTAAACATCAGCACCATAGCAGTGGCGGCGgaggtggtggattcccaagtcCCAATATTGTGGGACTTATGCCCCCTCAAGCTCCCTTGCCACAAAAATCGCATCCACAATTGCCACGTATATTACAACAGAGAATGCGTCGAGCGCCACCGCCACCTCCACCAAATCGTCCAAAGTCTTCGACTTCAATTACCTCGAACTCATcacatggtggtggtggtggtggtggcagtgttcatcatcatcattcgaCGGCGACAAGTAGCAAATCATCATCACCTTCACCCTCACCAGGGggtggtggtggaggtggtctAACAAGTCAATCCTCTTCGTCAATGGCTTCAAGGCATGTATGA